One part of the Amaranthus tricolor cultivar Red isolate AtriRed21 chromosome 16, ASM2621246v1, whole genome shotgun sequence genome encodes these proteins:
- the LOC130802574 gene encoding uncharacterized protein LOC130802574: MAQQLSNLSKPSGQLPSNTEKNPSRHVNAVINEEEEVVIEEEAPDEGEKEEQPEPAPEKRKEPTTDVYVPHVPFPQRLARRNLEEKYGMFLEVLSKLEINIPFIDATKEMPSYAKFLKEVLSNKRKLPETGVETLRGECSAILECKVPKKEADPGSLTIPVKFGEVLVNKELVDLGASVGIMPLSLCKRINTDIKPTRMSLQLVDRSVRFPVGVVEDLPVQIEKFYAPCDFVIMDIVEDHVIPIILGRDVLKTERAIFNVLNGKLTLNILAEDVEFHLPSIMKGPTDESLC, from the exons ATGGCGCAGCAATTGAGCAACCTCTCCAAACCTAGTGGACAACTGCCAAGCAACACCGAGAAAAACCCCTCCAGGCATGTAAATGCAGTTATA aatgaagaagaagaggtgGTAATAGAGGAAGAAGCACCTGATGAAGGGGAAAAGGAGGAACAACCAGAACCTGCCCCAGAGAAGAGAAAGGAGCCCACCACTGATGTATATGTACCTCATGTTCCTTTCCCACAAAGATTAGCGCGTCGCAACcttgaagaaaaatatgggATGTTTTTAGAAGTTCTGAGTAAGCTTGAAATAAACATTCCTTTCATAGATGCTACCAAGGAGATGCCTTCTTATGCAAAGTTTCTGAAAGAGGTATTATCTAACAAAAGGAAGCTGCCGGAAACAGGCGTAGAAACACTGAGAGGAGAATGCAGCGCTATCTTAGAGTGCAAGGTGCCGAAAAAGGAAGCTGACCCCGGAAGTTTAACCATTCCAGTCAAATTTGGTGAAGTCTTGGTTAATAAAGAACTTGTTGATTTGGGAGCTAGTGTGGGTATCATGCCGTTGTCTTTATGCAAGAGGATCAATACGGATATCAAGCCAACAAGGATGTCTTTGCAACTAGTCGATAGATCAGTAAGGTTTCCAGTTGGAGTTGTTGAAGATTTGCCAGTTCAAATAGAGAAATTCTATGCCCCTTGTGATTTTGTGATTATGGATATTGTTGAAGATCATGTCATACCTATCATTCTTGGGAGAGATGTTTTGAAGACAGAACGGGCtatttttaatgtattaaatggCAAGCTTACATTGAACATCTTGGCGGAGGACGTTGAGTTTCATCTTCCATCAATAATGAAAGGACCCACTGATGAATCACTGTGTTGA